The genomic stretch AGATTGCATGGAATTGTTCATTCATAGTAAGACATTATTATTACTCAAATATTGTACACTTCTGTCTCCTATGTATTATTGTAGCAGTAGTAAAGAATTCATCTCTTTGTTACTTTGTTCATCAGCCTATTTCTTTTGCAAAGTTTCCTGAAAGCATTCATCACTACTTCTGTCTTTAAAGAGTACACAATAGGATTGAGTAAAGCTGGTATAGTGTGAGTCAATGTGGAGTTCATGATTCTGGCATTAGGATGGATAGaggagaataatacagctgCATTGGTGCCCAGGAATGGTAGAAAGAAAAGAGCCACAAGAATCAGGTGAGCAGTACAAGTTTTCAGTGCCCTGAGTCGTTCCTCTCCTGATGCAATCCTACTCAGAGCTACAGATATGCAAATATATGAAACTGTGATCAATATAAGAGGCATGACGAGGAGCAGAGCAACATTACCGAGTGCTACTATGGAATTTAAAGATCTATCATTACAGGCTAGGCGACATACTACTCCGTGATCACAGTAAAAGCTTTGTATAACCAAAGATCCACAGAAAGAGAGGCGATCAATAAGCCCAACCATTAGTGCTATTGTACCTGACAAGAAGATCCAGACAAAGAGAAGCATAGAAACAATAAATGTTTTAGTCACAATACTATGGTACCTTAAAGGGAAACATATTGCTATAAATCTGTCAAAGGCCATAGTGACAAGTGTCCATGACTGCACACTtccaaaaaatgaaacaaagaacatataactcAAACAGGCCTCATAGACAATGTATCTCCtgtcaaacagaaatgtgtctaAGACTTTTGGGATGAGAGCAGTGCTGCCACACAGATCTGTAAAAGCCAAGTTACACACAATCATGAATTTAGGAGTATGAAGACTCCTTACCAGGTAGATAACCACAAGTAGAAAAACATTCCCAATCACAGTCATGATGtagacaaaacacaagaaaatataGAAATACTTCACAACAAATGTAGCATTAAACATGGTAGAGGATCTCTCTGCTGGAACCATACAGAGTACAAGAAGAACAAATATGACAGTAGAAAATGCTGAAGCCCAACTCACCCCATACACAGTTCACTAATGTGAGCAGTACTGAGGGAGACTTGTTGTTTATAGCGTCACGATGAGACAGACGAACATCTACCTGTCACATGGTCATGAGTTAATTCAATGTGTGACACACATTGACCAGTAATAGCATCAATATTTTGTTAGACATTGTTGTCTTATATCATTATATTAGCACGTGTATTGTGATTGCTAGTTcatgaaaaatgtaatttactAATTTTAAAGTCCCAATGATGTCAACACTGATGATCAAGTGTTTAGATCATATTTTTTGCACAATGCACCATCTGCGCAGCATCATTTGACCCACAATGACAAAAGGGGTTTGTGTATAATTGAATTTGTcctgaaaatagaaaaaaaatgtcactggCTTAATACTTTGGCATTCAAAGAAATGTTTTCTCATAATAGTATCTCCTTCATGATCATCATTACACCAAGCTGATGTAAAACatgataaaacacatgtgaaccaACTGAGGTGATGCAGTTTTGGTTAACTATTCTTGTGTACATACTAAGATGCGAGGCTTCATTTTGCAGTGGAGAGCCTTCTACACCAGCCATGATCAGACCATTGTATATGATCTTCTTGCACAGACAAGTACAACAAATTACAAAACAGCACATGATGATCAGAAATTAAAGGTAAATTATATTGTGTAGATCTGAACAATCATATTAAGACTTGTTATTACACAGATATTGTACTCTAACCACCTAATATGTTTGTAAAGCTGTGATCAAAAATTCACTTCTTTGTTACTTTGTTCATCAGCCTATTTCTTTTGCAAAGCTTCCTGATAGCGCTCATCACTTCTTCTGTCTTTAAAGAGTACACAATAGGATTGAGTAAAGCTGGAATAGTGTGAGTCAATGTGGAGTTCATGATTCTGGCATTAGGATGGATAGAGGAGAATATTACAGCAGCATTGGTGCCCAGGAATGGTAGAAAGAAAAGAGCCACAAGAATCAGGTGAGCAGTACAAGTTTTCAGAGCTCTGAGTCGCTCCTCTCCTGATGCAATCCTGCTCAGTGCTACCGAAATGCAAATATATGTGATAGCTATCAGTATTAAAGGAATCAGGTTGatgataacaacaacaaaagttgCTACTATGGAATTTAAAGATCTGTCATTACAAGCAAGGCGAGATAGTGGTCCATGATCACAGTAAAAGCTTTGTACATCTATGGATCCAAAGAAGGGGAGGCGATCAACAAGCCCAACCAAAAATGCTATTTCACTCaagaaaaacaaccacacaaacagcaacattaCAGCAATTACTGTTTTAGTCACAATACTATGGTaccttaaagggaaacaaattGCTATAAATCTGTCAAAGGCCATAGTGACGAGTGTCCATGACTGCACActtgcaaaaaataaaacaaagaacatataacttAAACAAGCCTCATAGACAATGTATCTCCtgtcaaacagaaatgtgtctaAGACTTTTGGGATGAGAGCAGTGCTGCCACACAGATCTGTAAAAGCCAAGTTACACACAATCATGAATTTAGGAGTATGAAGACTCTTTACCAGGTAGATAACCACAAGTAGAAAAACATTCCCAATCACAGTCATGATGTagacaaaacacaagaagaTATAGAAATACTTCACATGAGACATGTTAGAAAACCCACTGATGTAGAATTTAGCAGGACGAACAAATGTAGCATTAAACATGGTAGAGGATCTCTCTGCTGGACCCATACAGAGTACAAGAAGAATAAATATGACAGTAAAAATTGCTGAAGCCCAACTCACCCCATACACAATTCACTAATGTGAGCAGTACTGAGGGAGACTTGTTGTTTATAGCGTCACGCTGAGACAGAAACATCTACCTGTCACATGGTCATGAATtgaatattcattcatttaatgtGTGACACACATTGACCAGTAATAGCATCAATGTTTTGTTACATTGTTGTCTTATACCATTATATCAGCACATGTTTCATGTGATTGCTAGTTTATTAAAAACTTGACTTACTAATCTTAAAGTCCCAATAATGTCAGCATTGATAATCAAGTGTTTTAGATCTTTTTTTTGTGagtgttgttctttttttttgtattgctcTGAGCATTGCAGGGTTTGACCTTGGGGTGAATATACTGGGACATTCACTCCTGGGAATACACTGACAAACGTCTTGAATATTTTCCATTGTGAacaatctttctcactgtagaacgttgaactACAAATAGTTTGGAAATGGTTTTATGAccctttccagattgatgtacAGCAACAATTTCTTCTTTAACACCATTGCTTATGTCTTTtcctcttgtcattgtgttgagACACACCTGAATAGCCCAGAACAGCAAATGGCCAAAACGTCTGCAGACCTGCTGATAATCAAGTTATCAAAAGCTGATGATCAGcacagtgtttcccacagaccagttaGCAATTTGTGGTGGCACCTTGGCCCTGGTGTTGCATCAGTCGGTGGAGTTGATCATTGGGatttatgcagtgtgtgtgcaggaagtgGGATTCAAATACATTTTCTGAAGTCGACataggttaaatatacacctgtatgcttatctaatgtccatttttacagtttcttttatagaggtctgcgCACCTGCAGATGATCAATttatcaaggactgatgatcagcagcatgTGGCTATGTATTATGTGCTTTAATGTGCAACTGAAAttcaccccccacccacccccatgTTTGTTTAATTATAATGCTATGCCTGTTTTTCTGTTAGATTCAATCTGTTATTAAATCTTATTCTGACAGAACTTGAAAATAACTTGTAACATCACTTCCAATGTTCTACCAAAAGGGGGAGCCCTTTAATTGTTTCTGTCATTAAACGGGTTGACGTGACAACAGAACAGacattcatgtttgtgtttctcctgCTGTTCAGGGATGTAACAGCTGCACCTCACCTTTAAACCTAGGGATGAGTAAGACAGAACTTATATTGAacacatatttttcttttcggctttatttttgctaaataCTGGTACAATGAAaaagttatatgttgttgttcgTCTGAGGCTGTATTTGCCTACTACTAATACCCACTGCAAtcagattattttttattatgtttttaaaaacaaaacaacatatgATTAAATGGGGTAATTggtagtttaattaaaaaacaaattaaggtCTTCACAACATCAACATTGATAATCAAGTGTTTTTAGATTATGTTTATGCACGTGTCACCTGCACAGTACTACCTGGTCCAACAATGACAAAAAATTAGATTTGTAAGTTTTTAAataacaaagaacaaaaacataatcACATGTAAAAAGTAAATTATATTGCACAGAATTGTTCATTCATAGTAAGACATTATTATTACTCAAATACACTTCTGTCTCCAATGTATTATTGA from Parambassis ranga chromosome 14, fParRan2.1, whole genome shotgun sequence encodes the following:
- the LOC114446514 gene encoding olfactory receptor 1-like; this translates as MFNATFVVKYFYIFLCFVYIMTVIGNVFLLVVIYLVRSLHTPKFMIVCNLAFTDLCGSTALIPKVLDTFLFDRRYIVYEACLSYMFFVSFFGSVQSWTLVTMAFDRFIAICFPLRYHSIVTKTFIVSMLLFVWIFLSGTIALMVGLIDRLSFCGSLVIQSFYCDHGVVCRLACNDRSLNSIVALGNVALLLVMPLILITVSYICISVALSRIASGEERLRALKTCTAHLILVALFFLPFLGTNAAVLFSSIHPNARIMNSTLTHTIPALLNPIVYSLKTEVVMNAFRKLCKRNRLMNKVTKR
- the LOC114445735 gene encoding olfactory receptor 51I2-like — protein: MGPAERSSTMFNATFVRPAKFYISGFSNMSHVKYFYIFLCFVYIMTVIGNVFLLVVIYLVKSLHTPKFMIVCNLAFTDLCGSTALIPKVLDTFLFDRRYIVYEACLSYMFFVLFFASVQSWTLVTMAFDRFIAICFPLRYHSIVTKTVIAVMLLFVWLFFLSEIAFLVGLVDRLPFFGSIDVQSFYCDHGPLSRLACNDRSLNSIVATFVVVIINLIPLILIAITYICISVALSRIASGEERLRALKTCTAHLILVALFFLPFLGTNAAVIFSSIHPNARIMNSTLTHTIPALLNPIVYSLKTEEVMSAIRKLCKRNRLMNKVTKK